The DNA window ATGAACTTCCAACCCTGCGAAGTTCGGTGGAAATCACATTCAGGGTTGGGGCAGAAGGGCGGCTTGCGACAGGCCGGGAGTTCGCGCATTCCCGGTCACTACGCACACCCCGTGCCAGGTACATTCTTCGGACCACAACTCTAGTCTTGCGGCAGTTCCGAGTGGGTCTCGAGGATCTCTGAGACCACGATCTGGCGATCGTCGGGATCGTCGGTCATTTGCTCCAGCGGCGGCAGATCCACCAGAAGCGCTTCGAGTCGATCGTGGGCCTGGGGCGTCATCGTGTGGAACGCCAGGCCCAGACCTTTCTCCGCGTAGTCACTGCGCACTTCGGCCTGCACAATGATCGGCTCGCTGCGCGCATCCCCATACAGTGCGATCGCGATCTGCATTCCGGGGCGAAGATCGTCGTTCGGAGCGATGCGCAAACCGTTGAGCGAGAGGTCGCATCCCAGCAGGACCTGCGGTGCATCCACTCCGATCGCGGCCAGAAGAGCCATGCGGCGCTTGTACAGCCGACGCGGGTGCTGGCGTCGCTCGACATCGACGAGTTCCAGAGTTTCGCAGCCTTGTGTCGAGCCCAGGGGTGTAACCCGGGTACTCGCCAGTTCACCCGAGAAAATGCGTTCGAGGACGGTTTCCGCGTCCGGCTCCAGATCCTCGAAAATGATCACGCTCGAGTACCACTCGACTCCGGGCTGCGGCTCGTAGGGAGCACTTCGGGAAACGCGACCCGAGAGGCCGATCTTGCGCTGTAGAGACAGGTCTCGCGGCAAATAGAGCGAGAGTTCAGTGTCCTTGTAGAGCCGATCGGGCGTCAGGATCCGGCAGCCCTGGAGGGAGAGTTCGGCCAGTTTGCCCTTGTCGAGTTCGTTTCCGATCCGGTATGTCACTTCGACACCCAGAGGCAGGCGGGCTGCGCAACGCCGATCGGCCTGCTTGTACAAGACCTGCTCGATCAACAGATTCAGCGAGTTCTGATCGAGCGCGCTGTGCACCAGGTAGTGTACGCCGAGGTTGCGCAGTTCTTCGCGCAATGAACTCACGTCGTGCCCGTGGATGCAGATCCAGATGGGCTTGCGATCCGGATCCTCAAGGGAATCGCTGCGAGGCATCGCAAGCGCGCGTTTCCCGGTCGTGATCAGCAGATCGGTGGGCTCGGGGATCGTTTCGCCGATCTGGTCGCCCGAGAGGTGGGTAAAGTCCGTGCCGGCGCGCTCTAGTAGGCGACGCACGCGTTCCAGTTCACCATCGTCCAGAAGTAGCACTGAGGGAGCTTTGCTCATTGGGGCCTGTTTCGGACATTGAAAACGCGATCTGTAGCGGCTGCGCGGATCGGGAAACTCGCCTCCTGGCGGGCCGCGGGGTGGCGAAGCCGACCCGGGCGCGGCATTGATGAACCCCGGCGACTCTTCCGAACTCG is part of the bacterium genome and encodes:
- a CDS encoding PilZ domain-containing protein, coding for MSKAPSVLLLDDGELERVRRLLERAGTDFTHLSGDQIGETIPEPTDLLITTGKRALAMPRSDSLEDPDRKPIWICIHGHDVSSLREELRNLGVHYLVHSALDQNSLNLLIEQVLYKQADRRCAARLPLGVEVTYRIGNELDKGKLAELSLQGCRILTPDRLYKDTELSLYLPRDLSLQRKIGLSGRVSRSAPYEPQPGVEWYSSVIIFEDLEPDAETVLERIFSGELASTRVTPLGSTQGCETLELVDVERRQHPRRLYKRRMALLAAIGVDAPQVLLGCDLSLNGLRIAPNDDLRPGMQIAIALYGDARSEPIIVQAEVRSDYAEKGLGLAFHTMTPQAHDRLEALLVDLPPLEQMTDDPDDRQIVVSEILETHSELPQD